The Anastrepha obliqua isolate idAnaObli1 chromosome 5, idAnaObli1_1.0, whole genome shotgun sequence DNA window ttgaaaaaagcacctcatgattgatcacccgttacatttTGCGAAAAGCTGACGGTACCATGTCATCTGAAGGCGACACACTTCGAAAACCCTCATCCGTGAAGTTCTTCGGAATGCGATTTTAAGTATCCATGGTATGGGggcatttttcacatttcagtTTACACAGCAATTTCTGGTAAATACCATAGCCAGTATAATACCGCCGCAACAGTACCtcagctgtattttttttttttttttgccaaaattctCGCCTACAACTTTTATAGTTTCTAAGTCGTGTATCTATATGGTATATAACAAGTTACTAAcagatattaaaacaaaacatggCTTAACTTAATCCAAAATTGCAgtttgtaaatgaatttttaaatttaaagaagaTTGCGAAGTTTCGCTATTACGAAGCTATCATGTTACCTAAACAAAATACAATCATCATGAATTCTTTCATAAAATAAGCGGATTCATCCTAATTTTAATTGACTAAAACTCAACTTACTTCACTAGGCTTTGCCCACGTTTGGAGTTGTGACCTCCAAGTCACGTTTTTTCTTACATACTAACTATTAGGCAAACTACCTATACTTATGTAAATTAGTTATTACTATATTTTAAgggcttttttaataatatttttttttttatttcgagtgGATTTGTGTACATTTTTAGTTATGATGCATACATATTGccacatattttctttttttgaacaaatcttcttgacgtCGGCCCTGGCGTTTACGTGTTCTAATTCACACCGAAGTATGATAGATGTCACAATGCCGAATAGTTGTGCGGCTGTAGTAACTGTAATACTGTTATAGTAGTTATACTCTTAAGTTCTAGCTCCACCAGTACTCAGAAAGCTGGTGCTGGACTATGTTAATCCttctctggacacttcatccatctGTGATTTCCCTTAAAATCACCTCAACACAGGAAAAAAACTTTGCATTGATGTGTCTCTTAGGTGAAGGCCTTCGGTTTCGTCAGCAGCAAAACTTGCGGTGTTGATGTTTCATCTGTTTTTAAAGCAACCTTTCTTAGTAAGTACTTCCGCCACTTATATTTGAAATGCTTCAGGTTTACATTATAAAAAATCCACCTTTCACGCGTATTGCCTCAAAAAAATGCTCTATGATTTCTTGATTTAAGCAGTGTGTGAGGATGTATTCCATGCCATACTGAGGTATAACGATAAAACCCCCCGAACGAGTTGTTTTGCTGcaagcaaaaaacgaaatatctttttcttaaaaattttatttttcctacacttttataaaaattctctaGAGTTATATTAGTAACTCAGTGTCTTGCTAAGAAAATTCATTTGTCAAGTGCACGTAAAAGTTATTTACtaagcatgcatacatactatgtatatatgtatctagtaaatatacatatgtgtgtatatgaatatgcatatgCCAATCTTCGTTCTACTCCACTTGGCACTATGACAGAAGCCAGCAGCTATAGCTGGCTTTTTTAGCGAGTTCTCCTTTCCCATGTaaacatgcaaaaaaacatGAGAATATATGAATGTAAACGAGTTTCTTGTTGTTGGCGCATTTTTCCGGAAGACTACAATAGTGCTTGTATGTTGTTATTGTCAATTTGTTGTTTATTCTTGTTGCCATTACTCGTcagttaaatacaaaaatgagtCTCCAGTTCAAttccaaatataatatttccgtTTAGTTGTAAAgttaaaatatcatattttgtgcatacatacatacatatgtgcaatgctatatgtatttatgttccTACAGGCATAGCTCAAGATACAGTACGAATTGCAGCAATATTAAGCGGCATGCACTTTTCTACCTATCAAAATTGTAGAATTGCAGTGtaggttgttgctgttgttacttTTCTTCTGCAAGCTCTGCCACGAATTTGCAAACTGGTTTCTTAATTGCGTTGCTCCATGTAAAGTGCGTAGAAATGCAACTAAATTTACTACTTAGAAAATACATTTAATTCACATTCATATCACTTGCATTATTCGTATGatcgttgttgtggttgttgtatacgcaatttttcaaatatacacAGCGGCATTAATTTACACGTTCAACGTGATATGGCATATGAAGGGTTGTCCATCTACCTTCACAAATACTTATGCAAGTACCGTCATGTTTTATTATCTCTCTCCCCTTCGTCCGTGCCCTTATCCTTTTATAACGTTGCTTTAAGCTGCAATTAGCGGGGCCGTAACCATAACGCCACAgccgtaaccataaccataGCCACAACATTACAGCATTTGTTAATTAATCATGCCGTAGCCATAAACAAGCCATAAACAActgatattgaagtagaattaatCACAGCATTTTCATTTGCCATAAAAACACGGATAATTTTCCACTATGTCAATTAATGTTGCGTCGTTCATTTCTAAtatgtattcaaatttttatcgcaaatatcaaaacaaatgtaaagtatTACACAACTGTTTACGGCTATgaggaaaaaaccaaaattcaatagatacaTACGGCTACGGTTATGGTTACGACGTTATGATACGACACCTATAATCGTTTACAGTGATACGTTTCATCAGAATAGCCGATTGCTATGGTTACGCTTATGGCTAAGGTACGTCACCACTAATCGCGGCTGTACTGTCTGCTTCATACGACGATAACGTAATACCGCCGTATATTCCTACTTCGTATGTAATAAATAGGTACCACCAATGTACTGCAGCGGCTCGTGCAACTCGTTCCTATAGTCGCTCTTTTGCCTCGACTGCCGCCACCGTCTCACTTCATTCGTTTCGCTCACTCGGGTCGTAAGTGTACACAAAATAGCATTGTATCGAATTAAGCGCCATATTGGCGACTGCGCTGCAACAAAAAGCGAGACACTGCTGACCCACTCTCATTTTACTGCGACAGCAAAAATTCTGTTAAGCAACTAGAAatagataggtaggtaggttgcgcccaataatgaaaatggctttattgttttttgaaaatattctccttgtaagttaataaatttattaattctaatttaaccgattttcaaaacacttttgccactcagaagtgaatAATGGTTGGGTACCActcaaaacttaatattttaagtttatcaGTTGCGCGATTGTTATATGACccgattttcagaaaaaaaactttgtggTAAATCTCTCGCAAACAACTTTTGTACTATATTTGCTATTTTGTTCCCGACTCGTATGCATAGGTCCAAGATTTGTTGCctgttacgatgtcatagacgtgctcTAAGCCTCcacggctgaatttcttcaacatttctttacatcaATCGGACGGCCTTTACAAAATTCATCCTGTAAGAATCGATGATCACGTTGTAACCGTGGTTAAGTATAGTGATTCAACACCAATAGTCGAAGTAAGCAATGCACTCCTGTCTCGATAATCCACATCGAAAATCTTAATCAATCATCGCACTAAAATTTTGACGGGTTAATAACATCGTTTGACCGAgattttttcaactcactgaaaaaatagcAAGTAAAGTTCGTAATGCAAACCTTACATGTAAATTTATGCTAAAAAGACCAAAcctttcgataaaaatatcaaattacagctcatcacttgtacataattttgcaaaggcgcaaaatataaaaggcccCTGTGAAAGTTTATAAACATTTGGGACTCAACTGCAACTATTTAAACTTAAATGTTGTCTGCTttctaatgtaaaaaaaaaaatttaaaaaaaaatttatttaaaaaaaatgtttaactatttttttaggaaTTCTGAAAACGacccaaaatttaaattttaagagtTCCTATAACAAATAGTCCACATAATTGTTTAATGAATCATCGTgtaattttttgagcatttgtgaagagaaattaaaagaGAAGAGTAAATAATAtcgatttgtaaacattttataccaaatttacggGAAAGTACTATTTCCCATggcgttaaataaaaaaaattaaataggtgTCACATTGTTTTTTGGTTTCCCTCAACAACCATAAACTATTGCTCATGCAAATACATGTAATGTCCTTGAGTGTAATTATCAATTATCAATACATATTTAGACAATAAGTATACCTTGTTAAAATTAGCTACATGctaatgtttatattttctctacGCTTACAGACTCACAATCGAGATCCGAATGATGAACGGGTACCACATCCGCACGAGAGCAACCCCCTCTCTGGCCAATCTGGCAATTTCATGCACCACAATGGCCTGCAACACTCAGGTTCGCGTTCCACATTGCGTCATTCAATTTCTGCTGCTGCCCCGAGCTCCACACCTGCTTCCCCACAGCTAAGTGGCATTGGTGCCGTTTCAAGTACAGGAAATGGTATTGGCGCTGCTAACCAGTTGCTCTCCAATGGCCAGCATTATCAGTCGCAGTCGTCAGTCTCCTCACATACATCACAGTCATCGATTGTTTCTAACATACCTTCCTCCCAACGCTTATTGGAGGATGTACTCGCCAAGACGGCCCCGTATCCTATGATTATTTTGCCACTCCACGGTGGCTACTGGGTTGATGGCACCGAGCATGAGTGCTCATTTGATGCTCGTGGGAACCCGATGTTACCACAAGCCACCTGGATGGCCAAATTCGAGACAGACGATACGGCAAAGTGTTATCGACGATTTTATGCGGCGCGCGAGCACTCAAATCTTGTCGGTGAGGATGAACAAGCTGGTCCAGTTCTGATTTCCATAAAGACAGAGAATGTAGCAAATCAAGACCATGCACGCATTCTGCTGCGTCTACGCACTGGTACTATGCATGAACTCATACCAATGTCATGTATGGAACCAAATCCGACACCTGCAAAGATGGTGCGATTGCTGAATGATCAAATCACAGTTGAGAACTTTGTACCAGTATTATGTTCAAAGGCATCTCAATTAATCGGCGCCTACGATGAGCATGTGCTCGTTTCTAGTTTTAAATTCGGTGTGTTATACCAAAGATATGGGCAAACCACAGAAGAGGAGCTCTTTAGCAACAACAATTCATCGCCAGCTTTTGAGGAATTTCTAGATGTTTTAGGTCAACGTATTAAATTGAAAGACCACAGGGGTTATCGGGGTGGCTTGGACATACAAAATGGACACACCGGTGATACAGCTATCTACGAGGTGTTCAAGGAACGTGAAATCATGTTCCATGTATCGACAATGCTGCCCTACACCGAGGGTGACCCACAGCAATTGCAACGCAAGCGGCACATTGGCAATGATATCGTTGCGATTGTATTCCAGGAATCTAATACTCCATTTTCTCCCGACATGATTGCCAGTCATTTCCTGCATGCCTTTATTGTAGTGCAACCGCTTGAGCCGAATACACCGAATACGCGCTATAAGGTCAGTGTTACAGCACGTGACGATGTACCATTTTTCGGACCAACTCTTCCTAACCCAGCAGTTTTCCGCAAAGGACAGGACTTTAAAGAGTTCATTCTGACTAAGTTGATCAATGCGGAGAATGCCTGCTACAAAGCAGATAAATTTGCGAAGTTGGAGTTGCGCACACGCACTTCGCTTTTGCAGAGTTTGGTAGAGGAATTAAAAGATAAAACGCGAGATTTTCTAGGTACGGATTTGACGAATGGGACGACCGTCAGTCCAACACCTGAAACACCAAAGTCAGAGAATAGCACAGCCGGATCACGTTTTATTGACACCGTTAAGAAAGCGCTCATCTCACGTGTACGCTCACACAGTGTAGATACTTGTAATATTGCACCTAGCGTAGAGAAATTTAGCGT harbors:
- the LOC129246906 gene encoding rap1 GTPase-activating protein 1 isoform X1, which produces MLKIHMLEQVVNTETALDVVATLPKTPASTSTSPKRSGSSCSSNGRTPTASTSPSLLRQHSYPVPEVSQCQISGSIKSGRQQAFMVGLQKVEGNGGGSASHSPGKLHGAQQDLFELLERVQCSRLDDQRCVLPSYFSQTHNRDPNDERVPHPHESNPLSGQSGNFMHHNGLQHSGSRSTLRHSISAAAPSSTPASPQLSGIGAVSSTGNGIGAANQLLSNGQHYQSQSSVSSHTSQSSIVSNIPSSQRLLEDVLAKTAPYPMIILPLHGGYWVDGTEHECSFDARGNPMLPQATWMAKFETDDTAKCYRRFYAAREHSNLVGEDEQAGPVLISIKTENVANQDHARILLRLRTGTMHELIPMSCMEPNPTPAKMVRLLNDQITVENFVPVLCSKASQLIGAYDEHVLVSSFKFGVLYQRYGQTTEEELFSNNNSSPAFEEFLDVLGQRIKLKDHRGYRGGLDIQNGHTGDTAIYEVFKEREIMFHVSTMLPYTEGDPQQLQRKRHIGNDIVAIVFQESNTPFSPDMIASHFLHAFIVVQPLEPNTPNTRYKVSVTARDDVPFFGPTLPNPAVFRKGQDFKEFILTKLINAENACYKADKFAKLELRTRTSLLQSLVEELKDKTRDFLGTDLTNGTTVSPTPETPKSENSTAGSRFIDTVKKALISRVRSHSVDTCNIAPSVEKFSVSTKMNSSASTMASKKDNSLTETPNLNSCNHTTSKSSSKSKSSNDSTSSSPDITSRGPLSTSNTINNNYANAASGALIKDAQHCSNSSAAVNEGVEVATMSETSDDSSLNSVDLDPIIGQIDGGAIYIDSDTGLESMSSAEALSSTKAACSLCLDGSQSLMGSSPRNETCVTIENLRQEVTRLKCDKLDLLRQNVNCQRDIKRLRERELSLQGDLAAAGKEILRLRDLLKEYMPDSATAPLSSSPI
- the LOC129246906 gene encoding rap1 GTPase-activating protein 1 isoform X2, with translation MGVLRWRDLPGSRTSVGNNNNNTSGGNNNNRETHNRDPNDERVPHPHESNPLSGQSGNFMHHNGLQHSGSRSTLRHSISAAAPSSTPASPQLSGIGAVSSTGNGIGAANQLLSNGQHYQSQSSVSSHTSQSSIVSNIPSSQRLLEDVLAKTAPYPMIILPLHGGYWVDGTEHECSFDARGNPMLPQATWMAKFETDDTAKCYRRFYAAREHSNLVGEDEQAGPVLISIKTENVANQDHARILLRLRTGTMHELIPMSCMEPNPTPAKMVRLLNDQITVENFVPVLCSKASQLIGAYDEHVLVSSFKFGVLYQRYGQTTEEELFSNNNSSPAFEEFLDVLGQRIKLKDHRGYRGGLDIQNGHTGDTAIYEVFKEREIMFHVSTMLPYTEGDPQQLQRKRHIGNDIVAIVFQESNTPFSPDMIASHFLHAFIVVQPLEPNTPNTRYKVSVTARDDVPFFGPTLPNPAVFRKGQDFKEFILTKLINAENACYKADKFAKLELRTRTSLLQSLVEELKDKTRDFLGTDLTNGTTVSPTPETPKSENSTAGSRFIDTVKKALISRVRSHSVDTCNIAPSVEKFSVSTKMNSSASTMASKKDNSLTETPNLNSCNHTTSKSSSKSKSSNDSTSSSPDITSRGPLSTSNTINNNYANAASGALIKDAQHCSNSSAAVNEGVEVATMSETSDDSSLNSVDLDPIIGQIDGGAIYIDSDTGLESMSSAEALSSTKAACSLCLDGSQSLMGSSPRNETCVTIENLRQEVTRLKCDKLDLLRQNVNCQRDIKRLRERELSLQGDLAAAGKEILRLRDLLKEYMPDSATAPLSSSPI